Proteins from one Fragaria vesca subsp. vesca linkage group LG6, FraVesHawaii_1.0, whole genome shotgun sequence genomic window:
- the LOC101295834 gene encoding probable ubiquitin-conjugating enzyme E2 33-like isoform 2, with protein sequence MAEKSCVKRLQKEYRALCKEPVSHVVARPSPNDILEWHYVLEGSEGTPFAGGYYYGKIKFPPEYPYKPPGISMTTPNGRFMTQKKICLSMSDFHPESWNPMWSVSSILTGLLSFMMDNSPTTGSVNTTVAEKQRLAKTSLAFNAKNVTFRKMFPEYVEKYNQQQQQLSEQLNQEQVAPESSQENSKPLLEKVDGSTAGGMKTVGALKDTRRIKKQSFPTWMMLLLISIFGVVMALPLLQL encoded by the exons ATGGCAGAGAAGTCATGCGTCAAGCGCTTACAGAAGGAATATAGAGCACTGTGTAAG GAACCGGTTTCTCATGTTGTGGCCCGTCCTTCCCCAAATGACATTCTCGAGTGGC ATTACGTCTTGGAGGGAAGCGAAGGAACACCTTTTGCAG GTGGATATTACTATGGGAAGATCAAGTTTCCTCCAGAGTATCCCTATAAACCACCAGGAATCAG CATGACTACTCCCAATGGACGATTTATGACTCAGAAGAAAATTTGTTTGTCTATGAGTGATT TTCATCCTGAAAGTTGGAATCCGATGTGGTCCGTGTCAAG CATACTTACAGGGCTTCTTTCATTTATG ATGGACAACAGTCCTACAACTGGCAGTGTGAACACTACTGTAGCTGAGAAGCAACGGTTGGCAAAGACTTCTCTTGCTTTTAACGCCAAGAA TGTCACATTTCGCAAGATGTTTCCGGAGTATGTGGAGAAATATAACCAGCAGCAACAGCAGCTTTCTGAGCAGCTGAATCAAGAGCAGGTTGCACCTGAATCGTCTCAAGAAAATTCCAAGCCCTTGTTGGAAAAGGTTGACGGTTCTACGGCAGGAGGTATGAAAACAGTAGGTGCCCTAAAGGACACGAGGAGGATTAAAAAGCAGTCGTTCCCTACCTGGATGATGTTACTGCTCATTTCTATCTTTGGTGTTGTAATGGCTCTGCCTCTACTTCAACTTTAA